A stretch of Sandaracinaceae bacterium DNA encodes these proteins:
- a CDS encoding tetratricopeptide repeat protein: MEREEGVDPLVGAEIAGRYRVDRRVASGGMGDVYEGEHIELGRRVAIKVLSPSYSRNEEAVARFLREARSASRIDHPAIVDIIDLGRLDSGEPYLVMELLDGEDLADVIAREAPVTAARVVELLGPVAQALDAVHEQGILHRDIKPANIFLSARSDGSVKPKLLDFGLAALREAPDEEKLTRDGIVVGTPHYVSPEAAEGEPVDQRTDVYSLGLVAFELMAGTLPFDGEKPMSLLYAKVRRPAPTLSAKTGRNFDPDVERLIGRTLSRTPSKRPETCGELLRELQRIAESLPADSTLVDLPDASAKEAADSKEAGVPERERPMVPSEIDIPGHGMPWRTIGIAAALLLLLGVGIAWRMGGDETAPTARAEASGEEAEPTLPILETDIASAPPTPPPTAAEEPEAQEAAASPDEAEPAAEPTPRRPRVTARAPQEAAAEEPAAPATTTPGPAAESPQAESDPERAAALAREGGTAILRGQFPRARQLYRQATYADPGHAGAWRGLGLASERMGLAPEAANAYQRYLRLAPSASDAAQVRERLARLQ, from the coding sequence ATGGAACGAGAGGAGGGCGTCGATCCGCTCGTCGGGGCGGAGATCGCGGGGCGCTACCGGGTCGACCGACGCGTCGCGTCCGGAGGTATGGGCGACGTCTACGAGGGCGAGCACATCGAGCTGGGTCGCCGCGTGGCGATCAAGGTGCTGTCGCCGAGCTACTCGCGAAACGAAGAGGCGGTCGCCCGCTTCCTCCGCGAGGCGCGATCGGCGAGCCGGATCGATCACCCCGCCATCGTCGACATCATCGATCTCGGCCGGCTCGACAGCGGCGAGCCCTACCTCGTGATGGAGCTGCTCGACGGCGAGGATCTCGCGGACGTGATCGCCCGCGAGGCCCCGGTGACCGCGGCACGCGTCGTGGAGCTCCTCGGGCCGGTCGCGCAGGCGCTCGACGCCGTTCACGAGCAAGGAATCCTGCATCGCGACATCAAGCCGGCCAACATCTTCTTGTCCGCCCGCTCGGACGGGAGCGTCAAACCGAAGCTGCTCGACTTCGGCCTCGCGGCGCTCCGAGAGGCGCCCGACGAAGAGAAGCTCACCCGCGACGGGATCGTGGTGGGCACGCCGCACTACGTCTCTCCGGAGGCCGCGGAGGGCGAGCCGGTCGACCAGCGCACCGACGTCTACTCGCTGGGGCTCGTCGCGTTCGAGCTGATGGCGGGCACATTGCCGTTCGACGGCGAGAAGCCGATGTCCCTGCTCTACGCGAAGGTGCGCCGCCCGGCGCCCACCCTGAGCGCGAAGACGGGGCGCAACTTCGACCCGGACGTCGAGCGGCTCATCGGCCGCACCCTCAGCCGGACGCCGAGCAAGCGCCCCGAGACGTGCGGAGAGCTGCTGCGCGAGCTGCAGCGGATCGCCGAGTCTCTCCCGGCCGACTCCACCCTCGTGGATCTCCCCGACGCGAGCGCGAAGGAGGCCGCCGACTCCAAGGAGGCAGGTGTCCCGGAGCGGGAGCGCCCGATGGTGCCGTCGGAGATCGACATCCCCGGGCACGGCATGCCCTGGCGCACGATCGGGATCGCCGCCGCGCTGCTGCTCTTGCTGGGCGTCGGGATCGCGTGGCGAATGGGGGGCGACGAGACGGCGCCGACGGCGCGCGCCGAGGCCTCCGGTGAAGAGGCCGAGCCCACGCTCCCGATCCTCGAGACCGACATCGCCAGCGCGCCTCCCACGCCCCCGCCGACCGCGGCGGAGGAGCCCGAAGCGCAGGAGGCCGCGGCGTCGCCCGACGAAGCGGAGCCCGCAGCCGAGCCGACGCCGCGACGGCCCCGCGTGACCGCGCGCGCGCCCCAGGAAGCGGCGGCGGAGGAGCCGGCGGCGCCTGCGACGACCACGCCGGGGCCGGCGGCCGAGAGCCCCCAGGCCGAGTCCGATCCCGAGCGGGCCGCGGCGCTCGCGCGGGAGGGCGGCACCGCGATCCTTCGGGGCCAGTTCCCGCGCGCGCGGCAGCTCTATCGCCAGGCGACCTACGCCGACCCGGGCCACGCCGGCGCGTGGCGGGGGCTCGGCCTCGCGAGCGAGCGCATGGGCCTGGCCCCCGAGGCCGCCAACGCCTACCAGCGCTACCTGCGCCTGGCGCCGAGCGCGTCCGACGCGGCGCAGGTGCGCGAGCGCCTCGCGCGACTCCAATAG
- a CDS encoding protein kinase — translation MPQTTRLDSADASEPYESGTGPSRPDSGLVGRVLGGRYRILREMARGGLGRVYEARHVELERRVAIKVLSEEVARNAEAIKRFQREAQTASQIGHPNIIDVHDLGRTDQGAPFLAMELLDGEDLDDHLGRGERLAPQRVIELLRPVASALDAVHARGIVHRDVKPANIFLAERVDGSVEVKLLDFGLAAFQENSDRLTQLGSVVGTPHYMPPEAAEGELSGPQGDVYSLAAVAYECLCGKLPFDAEQSTGVLVKKVARAAPRMSERTGEAFPTEVEDELARALDRNPEMRHDTCLALIDALEAAIEAGDWAGAAAAGPSPAAPSASPDIVESGAYERIPTHKPVGLTMGVALVALLAAGGATWALTRGADGAADDTPESAAQDTADDTAEDSAETEQTVETTAPDDPALEETTEETAETDGPEQQAQATRPARRSPSRGRRGPRPATVETAPETQPEPRETQPRAEEPPAADTARATQLARQAGSELIRGQVAAASRHARQATMADPAHAPGWRVLGMAEQELGRNPEAARAYRRYLALDGTSPAAGQVRQRLGQLE, via the coding sequence ATGCCCCAGACCACGCGTCTGGATTCGGCCGATGCCTCGGAGCCGTACGAGTCCGGGACCGGTCCGTCGCGCCCGGACAGCGGGCTCGTGGGCCGCGTGCTCGGCGGGCGCTACCGCATCCTGAGGGAGATGGCGCGCGGCGGGCTCGGGCGCGTCTACGAGGCGCGGCACGTGGAGCTGGAGCGGCGCGTCGCGATCAAGGTCCTCTCGGAGGAGGTCGCGCGCAACGCAGAGGCTATCAAGCGGTTCCAGCGCGAGGCGCAGACCGCGAGCCAGATCGGGCACCCGAACATCATCGACGTGCACGACCTCGGCCGGACGGACCAGGGCGCGCCGTTCCTCGCGATGGAGCTGCTCGACGGCGAGGACCTCGACGACCATCTCGGCCGGGGCGAGCGGCTGGCGCCACAGCGCGTGATCGAGCTGCTGCGGCCGGTGGCGAGCGCGCTCGACGCGGTGCACGCGCGCGGCATCGTCCACCGGGACGTCAAGCCGGCCAACATCTTCCTGGCCGAGCGCGTCGACGGCAGCGTCGAGGTGAAGCTGCTCGACTTCGGGCTCGCCGCCTTCCAGGAGAACAGCGACCGGCTCACGCAGCTCGGGAGCGTGGTCGGCACCCCGCACTACATGCCGCCCGAGGCGGCGGAGGGGGAGCTGAGCGGCCCGCAGGGAGACGTCTACTCGCTGGCCGCCGTCGCCTACGAGTGCCTGTGCGGCAAGCTCCCCTTCGACGCCGAGCAGTCCACCGGGGTGCTCGTGAAGAAGGTGGCGCGCGCGGCCCCGCGCATGTCCGAGCGGACCGGCGAGGCCTTCCCGACCGAGGTCGAAGACGAGCTGGCCCGCGCGCTCGACCGCAACCCCGAGATGCGCCACGACACGTGCCTCGCGCTCATCGACGCCCTCGAGGCCGCGATCGAGGCGGGCGACTGGGCAGGCGCCGCGGCGGCCGGGCCCTCCCCCGCCGCGCCGAGCGCGTCACCCGACATCGTCGAGTCGGGCGCGTACGAGCGCATCCCCACCCACAAGCCCGTCGGGCTCACCATGGGCGTGGCGCTGGTGGCCCTGCTCGCGGCCGGCGGCGCCACGTGGGCGCTGACTCGCGGCGCGGACGGCGCGGCGGACGACACGCCCGAGAGCGCGGCCCAGGACACGGCCGACGACACGGCGGAGGACAGCGCCGAGACGGAGCAGACCGTCGAGACGACCGCGCCGGACGACCCGGCCCTGGAGGAGACGACCGAGGAGACCGCGGAGACCGACGGGCCCGAGCAGCAGGCGCAGGCCACCCGCCCCGCGCGCCGCAGCCCGAGCCGGGGTCGCAGAGGGCCGCGTCCGGCGACGGTCGAGACCGCTCCCGAGACGCAGCCCGAGCCTCGCGAGACGCAGCCGCGAGCGGAGGAGCCGCCCGCCGCGGACACCGCGCGGGCCACGCAGCTCGCCAGGCAGGCCGGCAGCGAGCTCATCCGGGGTCAGGTCGCGGCCGCGTCCCGACACGCCCGCCAGGCCACCATGGCCGACCCCGCGCACGCGCCCGGCTGGCGTGTGCTCGGCATGGCGGAGCAGGAGCTGGGCCGGAACCCCGAGGCGGCGCGGGCCTACCGACGCTACCTCGCCCTCGACGGCACCTCGCCCGCCGCGGGCCAGGTCCGGCAGCGCCTGGGCCAGCTCGAGTAG
- a CDS encoding sigma 54-interacting transcriptional regulator — protein MSDRRTRKWGESQAAAAVQTLRVDVTEGTDAGRSVWGERERLTVGTAQGNDLILGDETVSRYHLELRRTSDGIEVVDQGSTNGTYVGPARLGRAVVAPDTTLALGRTRLMVRDGNPIDVEVHDTDRLGPLVGASPVMRRVMAWVKRAARADASVLLVGESGTGKELVARAVHESSKRNEEPFVTVDCGALAPTLVASELFGHEKGAFTGAERQRVGALEQAHGGTLFLDEIGELPRELQPVLLGALERRTFRRVGGQTEVPVDVRVVAATNRDLRAEVNSGDFRLDLYYRLAVLRLELPPLRERAGDVQVLIDHFLEERSYEGDVASLFTEADLAELESHRWPGNVRELRNLVDATLALGALPPVDVMAAPPGEEGAATPSTYDAAMLTLPYKQARKRALGEFERFYLDNLLSRADGNVSQAARDAGLDRSYLFSLLRRNGLR, from the coding sequence GTGTCGGACCGACGAACACGGAAGTGGGGAGAGAGTCAGGCCGCCGCGGCGGTGCAGACGCTGCGCGTCGACGTGACCGAGGGGACGGACGCGGGCCGCTCCGTCTGGGGCGAGCGCGAGCGGCTCACCGTCGGGACCGCGCAGGGGAACGATCTGATCCTCGGGGACGAGACGGTCAGCCGGTATCACCTCGAGCTGCGCCGGACGAGCGACGGCATCGAGGTGGTCGATCAGGGCTCGACCAACGGGACCTACGTCGGCCCGGCGCGGCTGGGCCGCGCGGTGGTCGCGCCCGACACGACGCTGGCCCTCGGGCGCACCCGGCTGATGGTCCGGGACGGCAACCCCATCGACGTCGAGGTGCACGACACCGATCGGCTCGGGCCGCTCGTCGGCGCGAGCCCGGTCATGCGCCGCGTGATGGCCTGGGTGAAGCGGGCCGCGCGCGCGGACGCGTCGGTGCTGCTCGTGGGGGAGTCGGGCACGGGCAAGGAGCTCGTGGCACGCGCGGTCCACGAGTCGAGCAAGCGCAACGAGGAGCCCTTCGTCACCGTCGACTGCGGCGCGCTCGCCCCGACGCTCGTGGCGAGCGAGCTCTTCGGGCACGAGAAGGGCGCGTTCACGGGCGCGGAGCGTCAGCGGGTGGGCGCGCTGGAGCAGGCGCACGGCGGGACCCTCTTCCTCGACGAGATCGGCGAGCTCCCCCGAGAGCTCCAGCCCGTGCTGCTCGGCGCGCTCGAGCGCCGCACCTTCCGCCGCGTGGGCGGCCAGACCGAGGTGCCGGTCGACGTCCGGGTGGTCGCCGCGACCAACCGCGACCTCCGCGCCGAGGTGAACTCGGGCGACTTCCGGCTCGATCTCTACTACCGGCTGGCGGTGCTGAGGCTGGAGCTGCCGCCCCTGCGCGAGCGCGCGGGCGACGTCCAGGTGCTCATCGACCACTTCCTCGAGGAGCGCAGCTACGAAGGCGACGTGGCCTCGCTCTTCACCGAGGCCGATCTCGCGGAGCTCGAGTCGCATCGCTGGCCCGGGAACGTGCGCGAGCTCCGCAACCTGGTCGACGCCACGCTGGCCCTCGGGGCGCTGCCCCCGGTCGACGTCATGGCGGCCCCGCCCGGAGAAGAAGGCGCCGCGACGCCGAGCACCTACGACGCGGCCATGCTGACGCTCCCCTACAAGCAGGCGCGCAAGCGCGCGCTGGGCGAGTTCGAGCGCTTCTATCTCGACAACCTGCTCAGCCGCGCCGACGGGAACGTCTCCCAGGCCGCGCGCGACGCGGGGCTCGATCGCAGCTACCTGTTCTCGTTGCTGCGCCGCAACGGGCTGCGGTAG
- a CDS encoding MopE-related protein translates to MNRVLACFSCALLLGGCSLGLDGNPAYCEDDGDCLAGQRCERFEGREDGLCVATTVMDGGRDGGPPDDTGVDGGRCVDGASCYSGPAGTEGEGVCVSGMVECVDGVAFCRDEVVPTADESCDGVDQDCDGVTDEAAPEMMACPIAQPGVCAAGVFRCVDAEYRCRPSVEASPEMCNGQDDDCDAVVDEDADAECYAMAPMGCRLEGGRFVCTGICAPGRVACEDGAGTCIGERTPAAMDGCTASGTAFDNDCDGMIDEDCAEACSDGAMRACYTGRSAAAGRGECALGTQTCSGGAWSTCTGSVLPEDETCANPGADDDCNGEVDDIEGEGEGCLDEMAMGVCRRGARTCDMGVLECVTPSAAPMEACDARDDDCDGLVDEGFDFMNSEDHCGGCGLSCGPAQTCCMGVCTDTESDVAACGSCGNACGAGQGCCGGACLDVQTDAMNCGACGNVCPGTQECCGGACVDTRSDTAHCGTCGTTCSGGDDCCDGACAAPASAACTDCAVDCLGGEVCCAPVCTDTGADPANCGGCGMACAMGEACCGSSCADTDIDAANCGTCGNACSGASDTCCDGGCTDIDTDTMNCGGCGVACGADQTCCGGACVDLDADPANCGGCGTTCPATRDNCSEGVCCFPSETYCAGAMRCVDTANDEDHCGACGNACGAGQRCCGGACVNPQIDEMNCGTCGNACAGSNTCCSGNCFDLAESETHCGACGNSCGSGETCCGTYCADLERDRSDCGMCGNSCPGLQVCCSGSCRSVCI, encoded by the coding sequence ATGAATCGCGTCCTCGCTTGCTTCTCGTGCGCCCTCCTCCTCGGCGGGTGCTCCCTCGGGCTCGACGGCAACCCCGCCTACTGTGAAGACGACGGGGACTGTCTGGCCGGTCAGCGCTGTGAGCGCTTCGAAGGCCGCGAAGACGGCCTCTGCGTCGCCACGACCGTGATGGACGGAGGGCGCGACGGCGGCCCGCCGGACGACACCGGCGTGGACGGCGGCCGCTGCGTCGACGGCGCCTCTTGCTACTCGGGGCCCGCGGGCACCGAGGGCGAAGGCGTGTGCGTCTCCGGCATGGTCGAGTGCGTGGACGGAGTGGCCTTCTGCCGCGACGAGGTCGTGCCCACCGCCGACGAGAGCTGCGACGGCGTGGACCAGGACTGCGACGGCGTGACCGACGAGGCGGCGCCCGAGATGATGGCCTGCCCCATCGCGCAGCCGGGCGTGTGCGCGGCCGGCGTCTTCCGCTGCGTGGACGCCGAGTACCGCTGCCGACCGAGCGTCGAGGCGTCGCCCGAGATGTGCAACGGCCAGGACGATGACTGCGACGCGGTGGTCGACGAGGACGCGGACGCCGAGTGCTACGCGATGGCGCCGATGGGCTGCCGGCTCGAGGGCGGGCGCTTCGTCTGCACGGGGATCTGCGCGCCCGGGCGCGTCGCGTGCGAGGACGGCGCCGGCACCTGCATCGGGGAGCGCACGCCGGCCGCGATGGACGGCTGCACGGCGAGCGGCACCGCGTTCGACAACGACTGCGACGGCATGATCGACGAGGACTGCGCCGAGGCGTGCAGCGACGGCGCGATGCGCGCTTGCTACACGGGGCGGTCGGCCGCGGCCGGGCGCGGCGAGTGCGCGCTGGGCACCCAGACGTGCAGCGGCGGGGCGTGGAGCACGTGCACCGGCTCGGTGCTGCCCGAGGACGAGACCTGCGCCAACCCGGGCGCGGACGACGACTGCAACGGCGAGGTCGACGACATCGAGGGCGAGGGCGAGGGCTGCCTCGACGAGATGGCGATGGGCGTGTGCCGGCGCGGCGCGCGCACCTGCGACATGGGCGTGCTCGAGTGCGTGACGCCGTCGGCGGCGCCGATGGAGGCCTGCGACGCGCGCGACGACGACTGCGACGGCCTGGTCGACGAGGGCTTCGACTTCATGAACAGCGAGGACCACTGCGGGGGCTGCGGGCTGAGCTGCGGCCCGGCGCAGACCTGCTGCATGGGCGTCTGCACGGACACGGAGAGCGACGTGGCGGCGTGCGGGAGCTGCGGCAACGCATGCGGCGCGGGGCAGGGCTGCTGCGGCGGCGCCTGCCTCGACGTGCAGACCGACGCGATGAACTGCGGCGCTTGTGGCAACGTCTGCCCGGGCACCCAGGAGTGCTGCGGCGGCGCGTGCGTCGACACCCGGAGCGACACGGCGCACTGCGGGACGTGCGGCACGACGTGCAGCGGCGGCGACGACTGCTGCGACGGAGCCTGCGCGGCGCCGGCGAGCGCGGCGTGCACGGACTGCGCGGTGGACTGCCTCGGCGGCGAGGTCTGCTGCGCGCCGGTCTGCACCGACACGGGGGCGGATCCGGCCAACTGCGGCGGCTGCGGCATGGCCTGCGCGATGGGCGAGGCGTGCTGCGGGAGCAGCTGCGCCGACACCGACATCGACGCGGCCAACTGCGGCACCTGCGGCAACGCCTGCAGCGGCGCGAGCGACACGTGCTGCGACGGCGGCTGCACCGACATCGACACCGACACGATGAACTGCGGCGGCTGTGGCGTGGCCTGCGGCGCCGACCAGACCTGCTGCGGCGGGGCGTGCGTGGATCTCGACGCCGACCCGGCGAACTGCGGCGGCTGCGGGACGACCTGCCCCGCGACCCGCGACAACTGCAGCGAGGGCGTCTGCTGCTTCCCGTCCGAGACGTACTGCGCGGGCGCGATGCGCTGCGTCGACACGGCCAACGACGAGGATCACTGCGGCGCGTGCGGCAACGCCTGCGGCGCCGGCCAGCGCTGCTGTGGCGGCGCGTGCGTCAACCCGCAGATCGACGAGATGAACTGCGGCACCTGCGGCAACGCCTGCGCCGGGTCGAACACGTGCTGCTCGGGCAACTGCTTCGACCTCGCGGAGAGCGAGACCCACTGCGGCGCGTGCGGCAACAGCTGCGGCTCGGGCGAGACCTGCTGCGGAACCTACTGCGCGGATCTCGAGAGAGACCGCAGCGACTGCGGGATGTGCGGCAACTCTTGCCCGGGGCTCCAGGTCTGCTGCAGCGGTAGCTGCCGCTCGGTCTGTATCTGA
- a CDS encoding EAL domain-containing protein, with translation MARGSHADLSAWLRAVVRAFADTAPMFGLPAPTEGEPQPPRDLPGAYLSMACDGHSYMVGVMASRSDAAWMAHLLDPEDGSPDASRELLCELANVVAGAAKTLMSQSGHQIELELGLPLYAEGQLHGPALPLAASLPLTMDGHVCHAVVLRAEPTPDVKERKRLRAAVVDRERRLDAILSNLADAVVVCDRAGRVEQLNPAASRLLSPIAPGDALEARVPGWGATARRGELTLRVGDAIRHVEIAKADVEGRELTATILRDITERRRAQAELEQAHAALAQETSELLAAQDRITRLANFDHLTGLANRRYIESLAGRMLFGAKRTNKPLAVLSIDLDRFKQVNDAGGHGVGDELLKQTAERLMGGLRATDWVGRTGDSQVARLGGDEFMIVLTDIRAPEDAGLVASRLIELVAEPYLIEGTAYHVSASIGIAVYPEHGDDHETLVRHSDAALYHAKASGRNGYCFFTDELSERARRRAWIERELRLAIEQDALTVFYQPRVGLEGGSGDVVVGAEALVRWRHPEEGFISPGEFIPVAEDTGLVLPLGERVLRRACLEAKSWADAGMPLTISVNVAPVQLVPEFVDVVKDALAQSGLAPERLELEITERTILDRTDQHRSLLEQFEEAGVLITVDDFGTGYSSLSYLASFPIDVIKIDRSFVSQVCEKNTSAAITGAVIALGHALGATIVAEGVETEEQLAFLREQGCDEVQGFFFGRPMCPEDFVVWARGFGDQDA, from the coding sequence ATGGCGCGTGGGTCCCACGCCGATCTGTCGGCCTGGCTCCGCGCAGTGGTCCGCGCGTTCGCCGACACCGCGCCGATGTTCGGGTTGCCTGCGCCGACCGAGGGTGAGCCGCAGCCACCGCGCGACCTGCCGGGCGCCTATCTCTCCATGGCGTGCGACGGGCACAGCTACATGGTGGGCGTGATGGCGTCCCGGAGCGACGCCGCGTGGATGGCGCACCTCCTCGATCCGGAGGACGGCTCCCCCGACGCGAGCCGGGAGCTGCTCTGCGAGCTGGCGAACGTCGTGGCGGGCGCGGCCAAGACGCTGATGAGCCAGTCCGGCCACCAGATCGAGCTCGAGCTCGGCCTCCCTCTCTACGCGGAGGGACAGCTTCACGGCCCCGCGCTGCCGCTCGCGGCCTCACTCCCTCTGACGATGGACGGGCACGTCTGCCACGCCGTCGTCCTGCGCGCCGAGCCGACGCCCGACGTCAAGGAGCGCAAGCGCCTCCGAGCCGCGGTGGTCGACCGCGAGCGCCGCCTCGACGCGATCCTCTCGAACCTCGCCGACGCGGTCGTCGTCTGCGATCGCGCGGGGCGGGTCGAGCAGCTCAACCCCGCCGCGTCTCGCCTGCTGAGCCCCATCGCGCCTGGCGACGCGCTCGAGGCGCGGGTCCCGGGCTGGGGCGCCACCGCCCGGCGAGGGGAGCTGACCCTCCGGGTGGGCGACGCGATCCGGCACGTGGAGATCGCGAAGGCCGACGTGGAGGGCCGCGAGCTGACCGCGACGATCCTCCGCGACATCACGGAGCGCCGCCGTGCGCAGGCCGAGCTGGAGCAGGCGCACGCCGCCCTCGCCCAGGAGACCTCCGAGCTGCTCGCGGCCCAGGACCGCATCACGCGGCTCGCGAACTTCGACCACCTGACCGGCCTGGCCAACCGCCGCTACATCGAGTCGCTGGCCGGCCGCATGCTCTTCGGCGCCAAGCGCACCAACAAGCCGCTCGCCGTGCTCTCCATCGACCTCGACCGCTTCAAGCAGGTCAACGACGCGGGCGGCCACGGCGTGGGCGATGAGCTGCTGAAGCAGACCGCGGAGCGGCTGATGGGCGGCCTGCGCGCCACCGACTGGGTGGGACGCACGGGCGACTCCCAGGTCGCGCGCCTCGGCGGCGACGAGTTCATGATCGTGCTGACCGACATCCGCGCCCCCGAGGACGCGGGGCTGGTGGCGTCGCGGTTGATCGAGCTCGTGGCCGAGCCCTACCTGATCGAGGGCACCGCCTATCACGTCAGCGCGTCGATCGGCATCGCGGTCTACCCCGAGCACGGCGACGACCACGAGACGCTGGTCCGCCACTCGGACGCGGCCCTCTATCACGCGAAGGCGAGCGGCCGGAATGGCTACTGCTTCTTCACCGACGAGCTGAGCGAGCGGGCCCGACGCCGCGCGTGGATCGAGCGCGAGCTGCGCCTCGCCATCGAGCAGGACGCCTTGACCGTGTTCTACCAGCCGCGAGTGGGGCTCGAAGGGGGCAGCGGAGACGTGGTCGTGGGCGCCGAGGCGCTCGTGCGCTGGCGGCATCCGGAGGAGGGCTTCATCTCGCCCGGCGAGTTCATCCCCGTCGCGGAGGACACCGGGCTGGTCCTCCCGCTCGGCGAGCGCGTGCTGCGCCGCGCGTGCCTCGAGGCGAAGTCCTGGGCCGACGCGGGCATGCCCCTGACCATCTCCGTCAACGTCGCGCCCGTGCAGCTCGTGCCGGAGTTCGTCGACGTGGTGAAGGACGCGCTCGCGCAGAGCGGCCTGGCGCCGGAGCGGCTCGAGCTGGAGATCACCGAGCGGACGATCCTCGACCGCACCGACCAGCACCGCTCCTTGCTCGAGCAGTTCGAGGAGGCCGGGGTGCTCATCACGGTCGACGACTTCGGCACCGGCTACAGCTCGCTCAGCTACCTCGCGAGCTTCCCCATCGACGTCATCAAGATCGACCGCTCCTTCGTCTCACAGGTCTGCGAGAAGAACACGAGCGCGGCCATCACGGGCGCGGTCATCGCGCTGGGGCACGCGCTCGGGGCCACCATCGTGGCCGAGGGCGTCGAGACCGAAGAGCAGCTCGCGTTCCTTCGAGAGCAGGGCTGCGACGAGGTCCAGGGCTTCTTCTTCGGCCGCCCGATGTGCCCCGAGGACTTCGTCGTCTGGGCGCGAGGCTTCGGCGATCAGGACGCCTGA